The uncultured Methanobrevibacter sp. DNA segment CTCCAGGCACGTGAGATTATTGAAAACTCCGAAGATATCAAGATATACTCTCACATTGACTGTGACGGTATTTGTTCAGGCGCAATTTTATCAACCATACTAGATAGACAAAACAAAGAACATGAAATTGAATTTGTAAATTTAGATGTCTTAGATGATATTGAACTTACACACGAACTTACAATCTTTTCAGATTTAGGTTCAGGCCAGCGAATTGATACAAACGCAAAAGAAGGCCAAAAGATTATCATCCTGGACCACCATCCGCCTTTAAGAGACCTTGACTACAAAGACGACAAGGACTACACATATCTCGAAATCAATCCGATACATCATGGCATTGACGGATCATATTATGTTTGTGGAGGAGGACTATGCTATTTTTTAGCCAAAGAATTCGGATACACTGACTTGAGTTGGATTGGAGTTCTTTCAGCTATTGGAGATATGCAAAATACAAAAACAGGTCATTTTGAAGGATTAAATAAAATTATACAACAGGATGCAATAGATGAAGGTTATCTTGAACTGATAGAAAATGACATTAACATTTACGGAAGAAATACAAGACCTTTATTTGTAGCACTGTCTTATTTTAGTGATGTCAACCTGCCGATAACAAACAACACCACAGAAACCATGGCCATCCTTGAAGAGCTCGGAATTGATGAAAAACATAATCGTAAAACTTTAAACGAACTGACACAGGATGAAAAAGGTAAATTATTCCAGTGCTTACTTGGAATGATTTCAAAAGCAGTTCCTGGAAGATATGTCAGATACATTCCTCAAATGATTATTGGAGATTCATATACTTTCTTAAAAGAAGATGAAAACAGTTTTTTAAGAGACGGTTCTGAATTTTCAACCGCCATGAATGCATGCGGAAGAAACCACGAAGAAAAGGTAGCTATGGAAGTTTTAAAAGGAGACCGATTCGTTGCACTTGATGAACTTGAATCCATCAGCAAAACCCACAGGTACAATCTGGCAACATCCATAGAAAAAATCGCTGAAGGCGATAATACAAACATTATTGAGATGGAAAACCTGCAGTATTTCGACGGAGATGGCATTAAACCAGAAATCGTAGGAACAGTAACAGGAATGATTTTAGGATACTGCAACTGGAAAAAACCAATTATAGGATTCACACAAACTGATGACAATGAACTTAAAGTTTCACTCAGATGTTCAAGACTACTTTCCTATGACGGAATTCACTTTGGAAGCATTA contains these protein-coding regions:
- the recJ gene encoding single-stranded-DNA-specific exonuclease RecJ yields the protein MKIPQLMQEQYLQAREIIENSEDIKIYSHIDCDGICSGAILSTILDRQNKEHEIEFVNLDVLDDIELTHELTIFSDLGSGQRIDTNAKEGQKIIILDHHPPLRDLDYKDDKDYTYLEINPIHHGIDGSYYVCGGGLCYFLAKEFGYTDLSWIGVLSAIGDMQNTKTGHFEGLNKIIQQDAIDEGYLELIENDINIYGRNTRPLFVALSYFSDVNLPITNNTTETMAILEELGIDEKHNRKTLNELTQDEKGKLFQCLLGMISKAVPGRYVRYIPQMIIGDSYTFLKEDENSFLRDGSEFSTAMNACGRNHEEKVAMEVLKGDRFVALDELESISKTHRYNLATSIEKIAEGDNTNIIEMENLQYFDGDGIKPEIVGTVTGMILGYCNWKKPIIGFTQTDDNELKVSLRCSRLLSYDGIHFGSIIRDISAKVGGSGGGHAMACGAYIPIDKKDEFLQEFNDALNGKLSN